The segment TCACGCCATGGAACTCAAAACCAGCACCAGAGATAGTTACTGGCTGATGTTGTTGGCTGATGGCATTTTGAACTAAGTGACAACAAGAATCTTGCACACCTTCACGTGCTTTCTTATAGGTTGAACCAATCAAATTGCGTAACGGTTGAACCAAGGTGACAAGCTGAGTTTTGTCACTACGGTTACTCATCTCGAAGTGGTTCCAGTGCATCGGCAAGCTACAAAGCATTTGGTCGTTTTTCACAATAGGTGAAATGACCTGACGCGTTAGCGCAACAGACTCAAGCCCTCGATATTCGAACTCTGCGATCGGATAAAGAGCACGGTACTCTATGTTGCTTGGATCAATAGATTCAACGCTTGAACCATTATTAGCCGTCAGCGACAGAGCTCGTGCCGAGTTGTTTATCAATAAACCATTGAAGAAATCGATCACAACAAGCAACTGGGTTTCAAGACTAGAAGGATCCTTGGTGATCGCTTGTTGGGTTTTATCGGAAAATTCAATCTGCCAACGTTCAAAGTTGGATTTATTATTTAGATAGAACAAGCCTGAACGCAAACAACCCTTTATTCCAAAAAGAATAGAACCTTTATTATTGGCATGAGAAATATCAAAAGAAAAATCAGCAGGATAATATTTTAAGAACAGTAAAAACTCACCAATATTTGGTATATCCAAATTATCCAGAGAGTGTTCATCCATCACAGAAAAATAAAAGTCATTAAAGTGAATACTTTCATGTTCACAATCAACGAATATGCCTGGAATGAAGCTAAAGTTTGGGGTGTTACCTTGCGGGGTTAAGGTAAATGTCGACCCTATACCACCCACAGCCATCCCTGTATTAGCAGGAGTTGTTGAGATCGGGGTATACCAAGGCTGAAGAAACTCAACGGCATTCCCTTTACTACATAATGCACCCGCTTGACCTGAATACGATGTATATGGAATTTTATTTATCATAATTTCAAATCCAATATTGAATATTTAAACTCATCCTTTAATATCTAAAAAAAGGAGAATATTTATGTTTAAATCAATTAAAAACAATTTTGGGGAACTCAATTCCACAACCATATTAAACTCTGAACTTGGAATTCAAGTCGATATTATTCAAGACTTCGGTGCTATCATTAATCAATATCGAGTTAACCACAGTCCATTTTCATTTATTGTGGGATACCAAGACAGTCAAGATTTAATTCAATCTCATCCTTTCTTTTCACGTAGCGCAAAGCTCTTCCCCTTTCCAAATCGCCTAAAAGCAGGCCAATACCGCTATAGACAACGTGATTACACACTGGCAGCCAACTTTCCATGGTCTGAGCATGCAGTACACGGTTTGCTCTATAACCAACCTTTTAAACTGGTCGCGCATGAAGCCAATAGTGAATACGCCGAGGCCACATTTCGCTTTGAAACCACTAAATTAGCGGATGGGTATCCTTTCGCGTTTCGTCTTGATGTCCGTTATCGGATTGATTATCAAGGAACCTTAAGCTGCAATACGACCATTACCAACTTAGGTACCGAACATTTCCCATTTGGAGATGCATGGCACCCCTACTTTTCTCTCGGCTGTGACCTCAAACATTGTCAGCTCACTATGGCGGCTCATACCGAGCTCGAACACCAACACGATTTACCTAGCGGGCAATATCTCTCTAGCAACGTCTTCTCTACTCCAACTTCATTGGAAGGAGTGAACCTCAATAACTGCTACCAGTTCAGTGACTCATCAGAGCAAACTCTTGAACTGATACGTGATGACAAGAGCGCTTCTTTGCAGTTCAACCAAGGCAAGGGCTATTCGTTCGTGCAACTCTACACGCCTCCTTCAGAGACTAGTATTGCGATTGAGCCAATGACTTGCCCTGCTGATGCATTCAATAATCACATTGGTCTACTGGAGCTGGCTCCAGAGGAAACCGTTCAATTTGAGTGGCAATGCCAAGCCACATTTATCTAGTTCTATTGGCGAGTTCAAAAAGTGGGGAGCGCAATGCTCCCCTCATTCACTAGCCGAGTCTTACCTCTACTTGATGTTCACCTTCAGTAAACACTGGCACTTTGTTCCCTGCTAGGACTTCACCATTCACGCGTAACTCAGCCACACCTTTACTTACTTTGTCTGGGTTGGTTACGTGAATATGGTAGGTAGCACCACGGAACTGGCGTTTAACGCGAAACTCTTTCCATTCAGATGGAATACAAGGATCAACAATCAATCCATCAATGTCAGGACGCACGCCCAAAATCCATTGTGTTCCGGCAACATAAGTCCACGAAGATGTGCCCGACAACCAAGCGTTTCGGCCAAGACCAAACTGCGGATGCTCATCACCAAGAATGTTTTGCGGGTAGCAGTAAGGTTCAGATTCAAAGATATCAATCACATCATTCTTTGATGCAGGGTTGATTTGGCGGTAGTACTCGTAAGCACGATCACCGTTACCCATTTTCGCTTCAGCAATCATCACCCAAGGGTTGGAGTGCAGGAAAATACCGCCATTTTCTTTCGCGCCCGGAGGGTAAGTTGAAACACCACCAAGGTTCGGGTTAAAGCCATTGTAACCAGGGGTTGAAAGCTTAATGCCGTTTGCCGTATTGAGTTTGGTGTATACCGAGTTAAGCGCCTGAGTTGCGCGCTCTTGCTCTGCAAAGCCTGCAATTACTGGCCAGCTTTGACCATTGGTATAGATTTGACCTTGCGCATTGGTATGAGAACCGACAGGTTGTCCCTGCTCGTCAAAGTAACGAACAAACCACTCACCATCCCAGCCACATTGGTTAACGATGGCCTTCATCTGCTCATACTGTGCCTGATATTGCGCGGCACGGTCATCTTCACCACGCAAGCGGCAGAGATCGAGCATATCGAGTAGCGCTTTACCGTACATGCTGGCAACCATTAGAGACTCAGCACCTGTTGGCAAGTTCACTGTATCGTTCCAGTCAGCGAAACCAAGCAGTGGCAAGCCATGTTGACCAGTATTACCACGAGTGAACTCAATCGCGCGGCATAAGTGTTCCCACACGCTCGCCGATTCAAGTGGTTTGCCTTGCTTATCTTTTTGATAGAACGGAATTAGCTTATCGAGAAACGCTGCATTACCTGTTTCTTTGACGTACTGCGTTACTGCATAAACAATCCACAAGTGGTCATCGCCGTAGTAATCAGGGCGGTCTTCTTCTTCACGAGAGTCACCTGCGTTCGCTTCCATCGTAGATGGGAAGAACTGGTGCATCGCTGAGCCATCAACGTTTTGTACTGAAAGCAGACGCTCGATAAACTCACGCGCTTCTTCAGGCATATGAGTGATAACACCAAGAGTGTCTTGCGAAGAGTCTCGGAAACCAATGCCGCGAGCACCGTAGCCAAGCTGATACAAAGACAAATAGCGTGACCAGTTTTTCGTTGTATGACACTGACGCGGGTTGTGAATGTTCAGCATTGAGTTCATTGCAGGATCAGGCGTTTCAACCTGAACTGCCGCAAGATAGTTGTCCCAATGAGTAGCCAGAGCGTCAAACGCCTTATCCACTTCTTGATGATCGCGATACTTCGCAAGCAAAGGTTCAGCTTGTGCTAGGCTCGGCATTTGCGTTAGCTGTACAACGGTACGTTCGTTCTGCTGTGGTGCTAACCAACCTAAACGCAAGTTTAATGCGCCAATGTTGTCACCACGCAGACATTCACTATTACCTAGTTCAGCAGTAAACAGTTTTTCAGGCGCAGCCCAGCTGCCATAACCCATATTACCGAGGAACTTCTGGCGGTCACCATCAAAAGAGGTCGCAGGGCGATCTGCCGTCATCAGGTTTACCGCGTAATCGCGTTTCATAAAGGCATACTGCTCTAGAACTGTATGTCCAGACGCTTGTTGATGCGCTTTTAAAGTCATGGTTTGAGGTACCCAGTCCGCGTTAACCAATTGTTTTAACGCGTCAAAATGGGTAAATTCAAACACAGGCACAACATCTACATGCAGCTCTTCATCACTTATGTTGGTGACTTTGATGTCTTCAAGTAGCACAGGAGCATCTTTAGGCACAAACATAGTAACTTCACATCGAACGCCATAGCCTTCTGAAATGATTTTTGTGTACGAAAGACCAGTGTGGTTTTCGAACTTTTCCAGCGGCTTTAATGTTGGCGTGTAAAAAGGTGAAAATACTTCAACTTTACCTTCACGGTTAGTCACTTTCAGATAAACTGTAGAGCCTTTAAAGTCTGAGTTTGGCAGTTGGGCAATGTATTTGGTGATGCGGTTCAGCGCAGGGTCACCTTTACACAAAACAACACCACCGTTGCTGTCAACCAGACCACCAAACTCCAGTGTACCTACATAGTTACACCACTTAATCGGTGTACAAGGAGTGGTGGCGATATATTCTTTATTGTTATCGTCAAAATATCCGAATTTCATATCACTATCCTTAGCTCCCATACGTGTGGGAGCTAACTATTAAATTGATTCTTGGGTCTTGTATTTAGGCTGGTTACTAGTGAGCCAGTGATTTTTCACTCAGCGCGTCAAACAAGTGAATAGCATCCAGGTCAACGTAAAGCGTCTGTTCTTTGCTCTCCACTTCTGCTGCCTGTGTTTCTACAGTCAAAGGTTGACCGCTCACTTCTGTTCTCAGCAAGATGCTTGCACCAAGCAACTCTTTGTCTTTGATAGTGACTGGAATCGGCAGCACACGGTCATGATCGACTTGCTCTGGACGTAAGTGGATATCGGTTGGTCGAATGCCAAAGTGCAGAGCAAGATTCTTAGAAGCATGCGCTTTAAAGCGCTCAGGGAGTGGAATCTTCACATCACCCAAAAGAATAAAGTATTCATTCTGCTCACTAATCAATTTCGCATCTAACATGTTCATTGACGGGTTACCGATGAACTGAGCAACAAACTTGTTTGCAGGACGTTTAAACACTTCCGTTGGAGTACCAACTTGTGCCACATAGCCATCTTTCAGAATCACGATGCGATCAGCCAATGTCATCGCTTCGATCTGGTCATGAGTTACATAGATAGTGGTTGTTTTCAGCTCACGATGTAGCTGTTTGATCTCTTCACGCATCACACCACGTAGCTTGGCATCAAGGTTAGACAGCGGCTCATCAAACAAGAACACTTTCGGTGTACGTACCATCGCGCGGCCCATCGCAACACGCTGACGTTGACCACCAGAAAGCTCTTTCGGTTTACGGTCCAGTAGCGCTTCTAGCTCCAGCATTTTGGCTGCTTTACGAACTTCCACATCGATGTCTGGTTTCTTCATGCCTTTGAGCTTGAGAGCAAAAGCAATGTTTTCATACACAGTCATATGTGGGTACAAAGCGTAGCTTTGGAACACCATCGCCAAATCACGATCTTTAGCGTCAATCTTGTTCATCAACTTATCGTCAACATAGATTTCGCCAGAAGAGATGTCTTCAAGTCCCGCGAGCATACGTAGCGTAGTTGATTTACCACAGCCAGAAGGACCAAGGAAAACCACAAATTCGCCATCCTTTACTGTGAAATCAAAGTGCTTAACGACATCCACATTTCCAAAAGACTTTTTAATTTTACGAAATTCTACTTTAGCCATTACTTGTTCTCCTCGGCGCGCTCTAGAAGCATATTGCGGTACGCAATAGCGCTCTGCTTCAATGTTCTTTTCTGGGTTGCATAGTCAACATGGACGATGCCGAAACGCTGTTCATAGCCATATGCCCATTCGAAGTTGTCCATTAAACTCCATGCAAAATAACCATCGACACGAACACCTGCGCGGATAGCGTTATCAACCGCTTCTAGGTGAGTTTGGAAATAACGAACACGTTGTTCATCATTGACGACACCATCGATAATTGAATCATTACCAGCTGCACCATTTTCCGTAATGTATAAAGGCGGCACATTGTCGTAACGCTGATCAATTCTTACGAGAAGATCCGTTAGGCCTTGCGGATACATTTCCCAACCGATGTGAGTGTATTCAGCGCCTTCTGGCTTAATTGTTTCAATCTCATTTTGCTCATTGAAACGAGCAACACTGCGGCTGTAATAGTTAATACCGATGTAATCCACCGGTGCCGACATGATTTCTAAGTCGCCCGCTAGGATCATTGGCATATTGGCTTTTTGTTTTTCAACTACAACACTCGGATATTGCCCCTTGAGTACAGGGTCGATGAACCAATGGAAGTTCTCTGCTTCACAGTAGTCAGCCGCCGCTTGGTCTTTATCCGTAGCCGGATAGCTCGGCGTTGCGTTGAATACGATTCCATGCATGGACTCAGGCGCATTTTTTCTTAGCACTGGCATAGCTAAACCATGGCCTAACATCAGGTGGTGGGCTGCTAGATAGCCTTCTTTATCACCTTTAATACCCGGTGCATGTTGACCCCAACGGTAGCCTAAGAAAGCAGCAACGAATGGTTCATTGAGCGTGGTATATACATCGATCTTGTTACCAAAATGCGCGCTGACAACTTCAGCATATTCGGCAAATTTGTACGCTGTTTCACGGTTCAGCCAACCACCTTTGTCTTCCAAATATTGTGGAAGATCCCAATGGTAAAGCGTCACATAAACTTTCAAACCACGAGCATGACACTCATCGATGATCTGCTCATAGAACTTAAGACCTTCAGGATTAACCACGCCGTCTTGAGGAAGGATTCTTGGCCATGCAATCGATAAGCGGTACGCATCCACACCTAGGTCTGCAATCATTTCGATATCTTGCTTCCACAAGTGGTAGTGGTCACAAGCAACATCTCCGTTGTCACCTTTATCTACTTTGCCTGGTACCTTACAAAACGTATCCCAAATAGAAGGTGAACGACCGCCTTCATGAATACCGCCTTCGATCTGATAAGAAGACGTCGCGACACCGAAAACAAAATCTTGAGTAAGTAGTGCCGAATCTTTCGGCAACTGATATTTATTTATTGTCATTTTTTAACCTTTTACTGCACCGGACGTTAAGCCACTAATCATCTGTTTAGACGCAAAGAGATAAGTCACAACCAGAGGAAGAATCGAGATTGTGGTGCCCAACATTACTGCTCCCCAAGGAGTATTAGGAATACCTTGTACACTTCGTAGTGCCTGAGTAATTACATAGTTTTCTGGAGTCATTAGCACCACGAGAGGTTGCATAAACATGTTCCAGAAGAAGACGAACTGAACGATAGCCAGAGTCGCAAGTGCTGGTTTCATCAACGGTAGTACCACGCTCCAATACGTTCTGAACTCACCTGCACCATCCAGTTTTGCCGCTTCTAGCAGCTCTTTCGGAATGGAAGCCACTACGTGCTGACGCATCAGGAAAATACCAAAAGGTGTGGTCGTGAACGGAAGCCATACCGATACATGGTTATCCAGCAAGCCTAAGAACTTAACGATCATGAAATACGGGATCAGGCTTAGCACTGGCGGAATCATCATCGAACCAACCAGCATGCCAAACAGAATGTTTTTGCCACGGAACTTAAATACCGCAAACGCATATCCACCCATACTACAGAACAGCAATGAAATCGTTGTTCCTAAGAATGCAACGTAGATAGAGTTAAACATCGCCTGCCAAAAAGGCATGATCTGTTGCAGTTTGGCGTAGTTGATGGCGAGGCTGTCACCAATAGCAAAACTGATTCCTGTACCGAAGATCTCCCCACGGTCACGTGTCGAAAGCAGAGCAGACCAAATGAACGGGAAAACAGTCACAATCGCTGACACAATCAGGACAAGTGCCAAAATAACCATCAAGATCTTAGTGAAACTTTCAATCGCTCGATCGCTAGGCTTAATCGAAGCCCACAACGACGAGTTTGATGTAACAGATTGAGTCGTCATGTTATTGCTCCCCCAAACCTTTTTTACCGAAGAAGAAGAATTGAACCATGGTACAAGCTGCAATCAGAGCAAACAGCAACCAAGAGATAGCTGACGCCGTACCCATTTCAAGCCATTCCCAGCCCACCTTGTACAAGTACATAGAGATAGTAAGACCAGCCTGACCAGTACCGCCGCCACCACGAGTCAACACAAACGGTTCTTCAAACAACTGCAAGTTACCAATGATGGTCATCGTGACTGCGAAGAAAACAAACGGGCGAATCATAGGCAGTGAAATGTTCCAGAAGCGACGTAGTGCGTTGGCACCGTCCATACGGGCAGCTTCAAGGATATCTTTCGGAATAGTCATTAAGCCAGTGGTGTACAGTACGATATTGAAACCTGTGTACTTCCAGAACACCATGATGGCAATAGATGGCTTAATCAAAGTCGCATCATCCAACCAGCGAATCGGTTGGAAATCATTAACCCAAGCAAATGCCCAACCAAACAGTGAACTGTCTGCCAGTGCTATCAACGTTTGGTTGATGATGCCGGAGTTTGGTGAATACATGTTGAAGAAAATCAGTGATGCCGCAACCGTAGAAGTGATATACGGAAGAAAATACGCTGATGTTAACCAATGACGGATCTTATCCCCCATTGATACAAGAATGTACGCAACTGGAATGGCAATTAAGTGCTGAGCTAGGCCAGAGGTAATCGCTAACCAAAAAGTATTCTTCAGAGAACGCCATAGCCATGGGTCAGTCAGAGCGATATGGTAGTTTTCAACTCCCACATATTCCATCGCTCCCAACCCTTCCACAGGGTTCCATGAGTGAAACGACAAAAAGACAGAAAAAAGTAACGGAAATATTCCAAATACAGAAAAAATAACTAAAAACGGCAACAGAAACGAATACGGTGTAAGCGCTTTCAAATTCAGGCGAGAAAAAAGGCTTTCGCCGCCTGATGTTTTCACTGAGTTACCTGTAGATTGGTTCATAGTAACAACCTCTTACCTAGGGAGGCGTAAGTAACGCCTCCCAAATTTTAAAACGACTTTGGCTTACAGATTGCGCGTACGACGTTTAATCAAGCGCTCTGCTTCTTCAAGCGCAGTCTTGATATCTTTACCTTCATCCAACACTTCCATCAGTGCATTTTCTAGGACGATTGAACGCGCCACGTGGTCACCTTTCGCTGGTGCGACTGGCTTGATGTTTTTCGCCACTTCAGCAAACAGCAAACGAGCTTTCTGACCACCTAAGAAAGGCATTTCTTGTGAGAACAGTGCATCATCGTAAGTAGTTACGTTAGCAGGGAAAGCTGCGATAGTTTCAAAGTGTTTAAGCTGTACATCACGACGAGTTGTCATGTATTCAATTAGCTTCCACGCATCATCTTGCTTGGTAGATTGAGTCGGGATAGAAAGGAAAGAACCACCCCAGCTGCCGTAGATACCATCAGGTAGGTGAGATACGCCCCATTTACCCGCAGTTCCTGGTGCAATCCAGTTGTTTAAGTGGCCAAGTAGCCAAGCACCTGATAGCTGAGTTGCAAACGTACCGTTACGGAAACCTTCATACCACTCGTTTGACCAAGCTAGAATTTTGCCATCTAAGCCTTTGTCACGAATTTTTTTCGCAACTTCAAACGCGTGCACAAAACGCTCAGAAGTGACCACTGGGTTACCTTCTTTGTCGAAATATAGACCTTCGCCTTCAGGTACTGTGGTAAAGATAATGGCTTGCGCTACGTCTGCTGCTGAAGCAATCAACTGGATGTTTTTCGCTTTTAGTTTTTCACCTGCATCGATGTAAGAATCCCAGTCTTTGATCGCTGCATTCACGTCGATACCCGCGTTTTTGAAGATATCAGTACGGTAGTACATAACACCTGGGCCAAGATCGACAGGGATACCGTAAACATCACCATCAGCACCTTTGCCTTGTGTCCAAGCATACGGAGCAAAACGGTCAGCGTATTTGTCTGCACCATATTTTTCCGACAAGTTAACTAAACCACCAGACGCAACAAACGGACCGATTTTCTCTACATCCACCACGATTACATCACCAGCACCTGAACCTGTTGCAAGGTTAGTGGTTAGCTTAGTGTGGTGGTCACCATGGTTGTTCATCAGGTAATCAACCTTAATGCCCGTTTCTTTCTCGAAGTCAGGTAGCAGTACTTTCAAGCTGCTATCAAAATCAGGGAAACCATCAAAACGGATCTGGCTATCAGCTGCGGTTGCCGTTGTAGCAAGTCCCAGCGCAATCGCACTCGAAAGTGCTAAGGTCTTAAATTTCATGCTTTATCCTTAATGTAGTTATAGGGTACTCGTTATGTCCTTGACTGAATCTCGCACTACTAACGCAGGGTTGAGTTTGAAATTCACATCTTGCTTATTCTTGTTAAGCTTTTGCAAAGTGAGCTGTACTGCCTCAATGCTCATCTGCTCAATCGGAAAATTAATCGTGGTTAAAGAGGGAGTGAGATAACGAGCAAAAATGTTATCGTCAAAACCCACAAGTGAGACATCATCAGGAATGGAATAACCGGCTTCCCGTAACACCTCAAATGCTCCAAACGCCATATGATCATTTGACGCAAAAATCGCAGTGAACCGACAGTCTCTCTTCAGCAATTTCTTCATCGCGATAACACCTGTTTCTTCAGTAAAACCTGCTTCAGAAACCAGTGCTTCGTTATACTCCAACCCTGCATCTTCCAAGGCTCTTCGATAGCCTTGTAAGCGTCCTCGAGCATCAGATTTGTCTAAAGGTCCGGTAATACAAGCGATCTCGGTATGGCCTTTCTGTAATAGATACTGCGTAGCGAGTTTTCCCCCCAGCTCGTTATCAATATCAATACAGCTTCGATACATCTCTGGAATAAAGCGGTTCACTAAAACAACAGGAATGCCCTGCTCTTCCAAAGATATTAAGTAATCATCACTCAGGTGCTGAACATGGAGAATCAATGCATCGACTCTGCGCCCTAGCAGAAACTCTACAGACTCGCGTTGTCCCTGTTCAGTATTGGAACCCGCTGTCACGATGGCATGGTAGCCAAAGCGACGTAGGTTCTCTTCCAAGCAATGAAGAATGCCCGAATAAAAAGGCCCACCAAGTTCCGGAACAACAATTCCCACACTGCCAGTACGACTCGATGCTAAAGCCTGAGCGATAGAGTTAGGACGGTAGCCCAGCTCTTTAATCGCTTTTTCGACTTTTAGCTTTTTATCGTGACTCACACGACTAGTACCATTAATTACTCTGGATACTGTCGCCTGAGATACCCCCGCATGCTCAGAGACGTGTTTAATTGTTGCCACCGATACCTCAATACTACTTTTGTTGAAAACGCTTACAAGGCAAGTATTCCGTAGTTAGTGAGAGTAATGAGTGAGTATGGTCACACTAATTTTTGGGAAAAAATAGAGCTTTCATAAAAGTAGAGAGCTCTTACAATTTCATCCCCTTCCATGAAACAGTTTCATGAAACTTATTTTCCCAGTCAGGCATCCTTAGTTATAAATATTCTTATTAAAAAGCTTAAAATATTTAAAACACCAATATTTAATTCTTATTTATACAACTTATTTATTTCTTTCTTCCGATTGCAAAATAAAACTTTCCGTCAATTCAAATTGAATTTCAGCCAAACGCTCTAATTTTTCGCCATGCTCTGCTACTTGGGTTGAGCGCTGTAAATTTTGCTCGGATAACGAATGAATATGACTAACATTTTTCGTCACTTCACTGGCAACGGATTGGTGAACAATCGTTGCGGAAGCGATTTGTTGACTACGATGAGACACTTGATTAAGCAGTTCATGCAATTTCACAAAGCGACCATTAACCTGCTTGGCTTGCTGCATGCTTTGGGTCATGCCAGAAAGGCAGTTGGAAATCTGTTTACCAGCAATGTCCGTTTGACGCTGTAAACGCTCAATTTTATTTTGAATTTCCTTCGCACTATGCGTAGTTTGAGCCGCAAGAATCCTGACCTCATCCGCAACCACTGAAAATCCTCGCCCATATTCACCCGCACGAGCCGCTTCTATCGCAGCATTCAACGCGAGTAAGTTGGTCTGTTCAGAGATACCAGAAATGGTATCCAAGATAGATTCAATGCTGATGCTCTCTTGTTCCAGAGCTTGATTCGTTGCCGTAACCTGATTTAGCTCTTGAGAAAGTCGCTCCAACATAGCCACGTTCTCAGTCATATCCGTTTGCGCCTTATCGGAGTGCTCAACCGCTTCAGTCACTAAGCTCAGTGTGTGCTCTGTCGATTGGGCAATATCCGTCACCGAACATTCAATTTCTTCCATCGCGGAAGCTACTGATACGGTCTGCGAAGTTTGCTCGTAAATAGCGTCATTGAGCTCGGTACTGATACCTTGATTGGTTAAAGACGTGCTGTTGAGCTGGGAACTTGACTGACGTATGCGTTCAATAATCATCGATAGGTGACGAACAACTAGGTTGACCTTTTCAGCCACTTGTCCAAATTCATTGTTTGCCGAATATTCCACTTCCTGAGTCAAATCTTTAGCTGCAATTCGATTTAATGCATTGAGCAAAAGTCCGGTCGCTTTACGTACCATATTGGTAAAACTCAGCACCAGACATGCCGTAATAAAAATGGAGGCCAACGAGATACCAATAAACAGCGAACGAGTCTCGCTCGACGCTTGTCTTGCTTCATCATAGAGTTGGTTGGCGAT is part of the Vibrio diazotrophicus genome and harbors:
- a CDS encoding carbohydrate ABC transporter permease, whose product is MVILALVLIVSAIVTVFPFIWSALLSTRDRGEIFGTGISFAIGDSLAINYAKLQQIMPFWQAMFNSIYVAFLGTTISLLFCSMGGYAFAVFKFRGKNILFGMLVGSMMIPPVLSLIPYFMIVKFLGLLDNHVSVWLPFTTTPFGIFLMRQHVVASIPKELLEAAKLDGAGEFRTYWSVVLPLMKPALATLAIVQFVFFWNMFMQPLVVLMTPENYVITQALRSVQGIPNTPWGAVMLGTTISILPLVVTYLFASKQMISGLTSGAVKG
- a CDS encoding aldose 1-epimerase; translation: MFKSIKNNFGELNSTTILNSELGIQVDIIQDFGAIINQYRVNHSPFSFIVGYQDSQDLIQSHPFFSRSAKLFPFPNRLKAGQYRYRQRDYTLAANFPWSEHAVHGLLYNQPFKLVAHEANSEYAEATFRFETTKLADGYPFAFRLDVRYRIDYQGTLSCNTTITNLGTEHFPFGDAWHPYFSLGCDLKHCQLTMAAHTELEHQHDLPSGQYLSSNVFSTPTSLEGVNLNNCYQFSDSSEQTLELIRDDKSASLQFNQGKGYSFVQLYTPPSETSIAIEPMTCPADAFNNHIGLLELAPEETVQFEWQCQATFI
- a CDS encoding ABC transporter ATP-binding protein codes for the protein MAKVEFRKIKKSFGNVDVVKHFDFTVKDGEFVVFLGPSGCGKSTTLRMLAGLEDISSGEIYVDDKLMNKIDAKDRDLAMVFQSYALYPHMTVYENIAFALKLKGMKKPDIDVEVRKAAKMLELEALLDRKPKELSGGQRQRVAMGRAMVRTPKVFLFDEPLSNLDAKLRGVMREEIKQLHRELKTTTIYVTHDQIEAMTLADRIVILKDGYVAQVGTPTEVFKRPANKFVAQFIGNPSMNMLDAKLISEQNEYFILLGDVKIPLPERFKAHASKNLALHFGIRPTDIHLRPEQVDHDRVLPIPVTIKDKELLGASILLRTEVSGQPLTVETQAAEVESKEQTLYVDLDAIHLFDALSEKSLAH
- a CDS encoding ABC transporter substrate-binding protein — protein: MKFKTLALSSAIALGLATTATAADSQIRFDGFPDFDSSLKVLLPDFEKETGIKVDYLMNNHGDHHTKLTTNLATGSGAGDVIVVDVEKIGPFVASGGLVNLSEKYGADKYADRFAPYAWTQGKGADGDVYGIPVDLGPGVMYYRTDIFKNAGIDVNAAIKDWDSYIDAGEKLKAKNIQLIASAADVAQAIIFTTVPEGEGLYFDKEGNPVVTSERFVHAFEVAKKIRDKGLDGKILAWSNEWYEGFRNGTFATQLSGAWLLGHLNNWIAPGTAGKWGVSHLPDGIYGSWGGSFLSIPTQSTKQDDAWKLIEYMTTRRDVQLKHFETIAAFPANVTTYDDALFSQEMPFLGGQKARLLFAEVAKNIKPVAPAKGDHVARSIVLENALMEVLDEGKDIKTALEEAERLIKRRTRNL
- a CDS encoding GH1 family beta-glucosidase, with amino-acid sequence MNKYQLPKDSALLTQDFVFGVATSSYQIEGGIHEGGRSPSIWDTFCKVPGKVDKGDNGDVACDHYHLWKQDIEMIADLGVDAYRLSIAWPRILPQDGVVNPEGLKFYEQIIDECHARGLKVYVTLYHWDLPQYLEDKGGWLNRETAYKFAEYAEVVSAHFGNKIDVYTTLNEPFVAAFLGYRWGQHAPGIKGDKEGYLAAHHLMLGHGLAMPVLRKNAPESMHGIVFNATPSYPATDKDQAAADYCEAENFHWFIDPVLKGQYPSVVVEKQKANMPMILAGDLEIMSAPVDYIGINYYSRSVARFNEQNEIETIKPEGAEYTHIGWEMYPQGLTDLLVRIDQRYDNVPPLYITENGAAGNDSIIDGVVNDEQRVRYFQTHLEAVDNAIRAGVRVDGYFAWSLMDNFEWAYGYEQRFGIVHVDYATQKRTLKQSAIAYRNMLLERAEENK
- a CDS encoding carbohydrate ABC transporter permease; its protein translation is MNQSTGNSVKTSGGESLFSRLNLKALTPYSFLLPFLVIFSVFGIFPLLFSVFLSFHSWNPVEGLGAMEYVGVENYHIALTDPWLWRSLKNTFWLAITSGLAQHLIAIPVAYILVSMGDKIRHWLTSAYFLPYITSTVAASLIFFNMYSPNSGIINQTLIALADSSLFGWAFAWVNDFQPIRWLDDATLIKPSIAIMVFWKYTGFNIVLYTTGLMTIPKDILEAARMDGANALRRFWNISLPMIRPFVFFAVTMTIIGNLQLFEEPFVLTRGGGGTGQAGLTISMYLYKVGWEWLEMGTASAISWLLFALIAACTMVQFFFFGKKGLGEQ
- a CDS encoding GH36-type glycosyl hydrolase domain-containing protein produces the protein MKFGYFDDNNKEYIATTPCTPIKWCNYVGTLEFGGLVDSNGGVVLCKGDPALNRITKYIAQLPNSDFKGSTVYLKVTNREGKVEVFSPFYTPTLKPLEKFENHTGLSYTKIISEGYGVRCEVTMFVPKDAPVLLEDIKVTNISDEELHVDVVPVFEFTHFDALKQLVNADWVPQTMTLKAHQQASGHTVLEQYAFMKRDYAVNLMTADRPATSFDGDRQKFLGNMGYGSWAAPEKLFTAELGNSECLRGDNIGALNLRLGWLAPQQNERTVVQLTQMPSLAQAEPLLAKYRDHQEVDKAFDALATHWDNYLAAVQVETPDPAMNSMLNIHNPRQCHTTKNWSRYLSLYQLGYGARGIGFRDSSQDTLGVITHMPEEAREFIERLLSVQNVDGSAMHQFFPSTMEANAGDSREEEDRPDYYGDDHLWIVYAVTQYVKETGNAAFLDKLIPFYQKDKQGKPLESASVWEHLCRAIEFTRGNTGQHGLPLLGFADWNDTVNLPTGAESLMVASMYGKALLDMLDLCRLRGEDDRAAQYQAQYEQMKAIVNQCGWDGEWFVRYFDEQGQPVGSHTNAQGQIYTNGQSWPVIAGFAEQERATQALNSVYTKLNTANGIKLSTPGYNGFNPNLGGVSTYPPGAKENGGIFLHSNPWVMIAEAKMGNGDRAYEYYRQINPASKNDVIDIFESEPYCYPQNILGDEHPQFGLGRNAWLSGTSSWTYVAGTQWILGVRPDIDGLIVDPCIPSEWKEFRVKRQFRGATYHIHVTNPDKVSKGVAELRVNGEVLAGNKVPVFTEGEHQVEVRLG